The sequence attggtttaaaagatacatagggtgcaaaaaaagtaccaaaatacagtttttacccgttttctcccctaaaagtttcgaatttccaaaaagtacgaaacacctgtcagcttattttttaaatggagtaacatgctattttaagtttttttgtatctttattagttttgaagatataaggttaccgaatttacccgtttttacccttttttaccccctaaacgttcgaatttccaaaaatcccttcttatcggatcgttttggggagggaggaacccacagataaaatttcgtgattctagcttcagccgtttgggctgtgcgatgatgaatcagtcagtcagtcagtcagtcagtcagtcagtaacgttactcttttatatatatagattaagtgaattcgctcattttcacaaaattttaggtttttgtttgatatacataaaattgagttggTAATCTTcttctttcgaatgattgaattttgaaaacatttttcccatgctatatagaaattttcacttatatattgcgtttcaatcggctctgcagtttcggagttataataacaaattcgaacaaaaaatatattttttttacatgaaaattacaaatttttttttttaaaaaatgcatgaaaaatcgaatatggcagaaattgttcagatttattactttaccacaaagccacatgtattagcaataaaatgagatCTCGAGTATAAATAtctatggattcttttcgaatttattcacaattaagtgaattcgctcattttcacaaaatttaaggtttttgtttgatatacataaaattgagttggTAATGTTCAtctttcgaatgattgaatttttaaaacattttccgcatactatgtacaaattttcacatatatgttgcgtttcaatcggctcagtagtttcggagttataataacaaattgaagcaaaaaatatatttttttaagtgaaaatagcaaagttttttgttttaaaaaatgcatgaaaaatcgaatattGCAAAAATGGCTCAGGTTTATTAGTTTATCacaaacccacatataatagcaacaaaattaaatattggtcACAAAAATCAATTgactattttcgaatttattcacaattaagtgaattcgctcattttcaaaaaaattaaagttttttgttttatatacaaaaaatttagtatttaaaaatcGGAGTTTTCGGAGTGGTTCCGgacaaatttatacaaaatatattttttttacatgaaaatgccaaaaaaaaatgttgttttaaaaaactcatgaaaaatcgataatatcacaaattgttttgatttattgCTTTATGAGCGAATGCACTTAATTGGgattaaattcgaaaagaaaccatcgatttttattatcgatatttcattttcttcatattacatatggctttgcgataattcaataaatttttgccgttttaaatttttcatgagttttttaaaacaaaaaaaatttgctattttcatgtgaaaatatatgtatttataccctacaccaccatagtggggagggtataatgcgtttgtgcaggtgTTTGTAacctccaaaaatattagtctaacacccaccttaaagcatACCGATCGagttagaatcactttctgagttgattaaacgatgtccgcctgtccgtccatctggcttgttggctggctgtccttgtaaaccttgtgcacagagtacaggtcgcaattttgaagatatttcgataaaatttggtacgtataattttttcggcccaaggaccatgcctattgaaactggctgaaatcagtaaattatttcacctagcccccatacaaatgtcctctcgaaattggactttatcggttataaatgtttaatttatatatgtatctacacaaatttcgctccaaataagttttatatatacaaaattcatgtcactaaatttttttacgatgggtccataattagtcatggctcccatatagacccgcttcgggcttgaccgaccatactttcttacttgtttatattgaaTGCGTAAAACCCCCTTAGAAAAACTGcggttttcaatatttttaaattaatatatcaaTCTAAGCAGCAaagtttggcaaaaaaaaacttaaacgatgatttaaaataatttaattatttagcaaaatgccaatacatatcactaaaaattgtttaaattctccgtagaaaaggtggttagaaaagtgatCACTTAAACGGAAAGAATTAAATAATAACTCTAtgtattttgacaaaaaaaaactaatttatttactGAAACTAgcttaaatttgaaatatatttcctAAGTTTAATTCTGTTTTAAGAAAACACTAATATCTGGTCAAATGCCTCCGTTATATCTTCGGTATTGTGTAAACCTCTCAAATGATCATACCACTGTATTAAGGGCTTCTCTTTGGCCAACTCTTTGCGTGTTAAAGCagctttaaattgtttaaatttctgaaaaagtCCCTGCTGTACAAAATCATTCAATTTGCGTGAATATTCTGCTGTAAATTTATCATAACCTGCTGCATCAAAGATTTGCTTGATTAATTGTTGCTCATTTAATGGTATTGTGTTGTTGTAGTAATATTTctctaaaatattgtaatagaATTGGTTTATTAAAGTGTATAATTCATCAATATGTTGATGCTTTTCGTATTTTTCAGTGAAATCTTTAATATTATTGGTTAAATTTAGCCTTAGATTATTGGGAAGTTCTGACAATCGTTTGTGCTTTAATACAGCCTTGGCAATATTATGGACTGTGTTGCCATAGTAGATGTGAATGTTATCttgtttttcatagaaatacTCCAAAAGTTCCGCTTTTGGTGTAGGGTACCTTACaagtttatacaaatatttggaCTGACATTTATAGGTTTGGCATCTTTTCAATTTATTGTATCCCTTTATTAAATCCTTGTATTGCTTTAATTCTTGTTGGTCAAGTTGCTTTTTTAACTCTTCAAATTTGGGCCGAAATTTTTGTTcaacaaatttcatatatttcctCTCATAATCCTCATGCAATTCATTATAACcatatttttctaataattgCCAAATGTAGTCGATTTCTTTATTGTGGCTGGGATCTGGTAGTTTATCCTCAAACATTAAAACCAATTGATAGTTTAAACCATAACGTTGGTAAGAATTATAATCACTTAAGAAATCGGTTAAATTCTGTTTAAACTTTCTCATTATAGGTGTTTTAGGCTGTTTAACtactttgttttttaaaagtttttcactCAAAACTTTAGCCTTTTCACAGAAATCTTTCTCTATAGATTCTAAGCCATTGTCATAGAATTCCACTAGCTTTTGCTTGAATGAAGTTGTTTCATGTTTGGTTGAGGCTGTTGAAGGTTTTATGAAAACCAGCTGAattaaacatgaaaatatttgcttttattgagaaaatgtttaaaaaatatttaacacttaCTTGTATTAGGCCCAAGATTAGAAAcgagtataacagtttcatATTTCTTCAACTTCAACTGCTAAaagattaataaatttattttattttccgaaAAGCTTTTTATACAATCATCAGCAAGATGTAAGATTATTGTAagaattaataatttttctatttatttgaaatgattAATTCTGGTATttagttttcatatataaataacaAGTATTGCTAagtattttctaataatttcaGTTTCATCATAAAGCATTGGAAATAATACAGTTCGATCATGTTTATTCTAAGAATTGCTATATGATTAAATTAACCTATAAGCTTCtcattttaaataaacgaatacagaaaaaattaaatagcaaaaaactgaacaaacgtttagtttttctgaaatttttttttagggttTTTGCACCCATTATGGCTTTAGTAGAAAACCGAGTAATACGTTTAGATTTACGTTGAACGTGCATTCAGCTTTTTACTATTTAGAGTTCAGCTTGTGCAAAAGTAAACGGGCGTTCAGGTTTTAACTATATGTATTCGTTTAATTTTCGCAATACTGAACGAGAGTTTAGTTTCATATCAGCtgcgcacagtggtttagaaacttttttttggaaataattcggtatctcgggaactattggagatattattacaaaatttcacatggttagagctgaggtgtatttgagttgaattacatttgttcagcttcctaggggtaatacgggccagtttgtgctccctcaaagttggtcacctcgggtctcaaaatttttaaaaaaaatccccaaaaattcatttatgatccgaatgagctgaaatttaaaatataaatagtccttgagaagatctacaaaaaatagagatatttaggtttatttattttttttttttaattttgctcgattttttttttgttttttagatatggcggccctacggagggtcgaattttttttcaaaatatcagctatattttcaataaaattctaaataaaataaaaaaaaacttggtaacagttatctcgtccgtgtaaaaagttacacgcatccaaaattggaacatgtaaaatgggcctaattttttacgatttttcctaaaaaagtccctatattttttcttttgtagaaacaaattttctttgggactatatacaatttttatatgttccggaaagaaaacttaatgcaaaagcatgtaaagtaaaattgggctcacttaagcggacgcagtatcccccagacctatccaaacttggacaattttaaaaaaaatttttaggtttcagtaaaaaattctaaaaagtcaAAGCACCAATCCTCGAAAATGTTcggtatttgtataaccctatatgttgtttaaatacttataaagttattttactatcacacggtaaatagcgtcacagtaggcacttttctaaaaaaaactcagtttttggaacacattttccccgttttaggaatttcggtatttgaaaataaaaaatgtcaaaaattataatgtcattaatttaaggacatttggatctaaattagttcccaattttgttatgatatttttaatcgttaaaattttacattaaatcaaattttatatttttattcgtggaaaatcaccatatgaaagttttttttagtttttaaggtaaatgaagtcccaaaattttataaaattatttaattttactaaaatatcaatcctcaggtcataatgttttcaacagtatcaaatacttatataaaaagcctttatttactcctcagaagttccacaaaccttgcccgctttgacaaatttgtacattttttcagctctaaccatgtgaaattttgtaataatatctaaaatagttcccgagataccgaattatttccaaaaaaaaaaagtttttaaaccactgcaTAGTGTCAGATTTTGCCATTTTAGGGGGACTAAACTCTGTATTTCAAAAACTATTAATGGTAAAGCCACGAATTTTTGAACTTGGTATTATCATGAAAAGACGcatctttttagaaaaattggGCGAAATCGGACAACTGACACGCCCACCTCCCATGTAACAGTAAGAATAAATATGCTAAGATTGCGCCAAAGAAAGATTGAAAGTTATGGCCAGGAGATTTTTTAGGGCAAACCCATTAGGATAAacccatatttaaaaatactcggGCCTTactacactgaaaaaaaaatttatagctggtcaaaaaatatatttttattttttattaatttaatatttgttacagAATAATACAATAGTAGGTAAGtacataaacatttaatttacattatttattcCAAATCAGAGCCATCAGAGTCGTCATTATAAATATCCTGCTCTTTAAGTAATGCCAAAACTTCAGGAGTTAAAACGTGTTTTTTAGTTTTCGGATTTTTGCGCAAACTGCATATTATCGGATCAGATGATATCAAAAGTCTATGCAATAAATCAGTATTAGAGTCAACTCTAGATGTTTTTCTCGTAAAGTTTAGTCGATATCTTCTGTTGTCTTTATTCCTAGCTTCCTGTGCTTCTTCCGATAACTGGCCTATTGGAAGAATACTGCTATCTATAATTTCTTTTGCATGGAAGAGGACTTTGTGTACTGTCACTGGCATGAAGTACCAAGAATATTTctctaaatatatatttcttgtCATTTCTGCGAACTTTTCAAAAGCTGTGGAATTTATTGGATATCCTGATGCTAAACATTCTAGGATAATGTGAAAACGTTTTATCAGTTCCATGTCAATATTAATTATCTCTGCTGTTTTCTCGGCGTTTCTAAAAAATCTTCTTGCCGTGTTTCCATCGTTAGAATTTCCGGATTTTTGTTTTGGCATATCGACTAGTAATCCCATTtcgtttttaaatcttttttggatATGTTTTTTTCGTTCCAacaattttgctttattttcatCTCCTCTAACTTGCCATTTTTGAATGTCTGTTCTGTATGCAATGTGTAAGAGACATTCCATAAAACGGATCCAGGCATGGAGAGGAGAAATTCCTAAACGCAGCATATGCTGATCCACTGATCTATTTAAAATTGCCACTGGGTTATTCATAGCTAATGGTGTTGCTCCACATATATAGCATGCTTGTGACGATGAATAATTAGAAAGTGCACTGCACACTTTTCCATCAATcatacacaaaattaatttggaAGTAACAGTAACAGCAATAGTGCCTATTGTTATCGTGGTTGGTACAAGTGACGAAATTTGTTCCTCAATTAACTTTActtcatttaaaataagttcTTTAGTTTCTTtagcaaatataaattttattggacGACAATACCGCGTTGAGGATGGTGCCAAGTTTTTCCAAATAGTATGTTTAACTCCATCCtttgtatttacatacatttcaaTTGGGACCATGGaaatactaaacaaattttCGTCCGAAATATCTTCTTGAGCGAATTTTTGCTTGTATTGATTATGTTCAGCTCCATCACAGCCCCATTTAATAATGATAATTACATCATGGAAATTATTCGGTATCGATAGAAAAACTTCTTCGTAAGCGGAACATAGTCTTTCAACTGTATGATCAATTAAAGATTGAAGATTAATAGCCGCATACGACTCAGTGACAACTATACCATTCGGATAACATAAACGCTTCGATTTCGATACTAAATCGTAAGATGGATATATCTTGGGATGTACAGCTTTTGTATGTTGTCTTACTAATCGATATTTATGCGTCGATAAATCGGTATCAATTATCATTGCTAAGGCCTGGTCAGTAGAAAGAGTTGTTAGCCTTTCATTAGACATTCTAGCCATTTTTATTGAGACACCTCTTTTTGGGGATGCATTTGCAAGCTCAGTTACAATTGCAGCTGAAGATCGCTTACCAGATGAATGTAGTTGTACAGCCGCTGCCATTAACAACTCATTCGGAGTGGTCCCTTTCACAATCTCCTTTgcttttcttgtttttgtttttcgacAACAGTCAACGAAATTTTTTGTTGGTCTACCACCTCTGGACTTTGAAATAGAAGGTTGACTCAAGTATACTGAGAAATCAATTTTATATGCAAGCCACTcactgttaatttttaaaaactttgattttaatcTTTGAGACTTCCTCCACTTTTCCAGTATATCATGGCAAATTTtactaacaaaaatttttaattttttaagatcaaTAGTTTGATTGGATCCATTACtaatatttcctaaaataaaatcaaagacccgctcatatttattatttggcgCAGCGGAACACCAAAcatcgaaaatttgttgattcGACATTTGCGAGTTCATGatgaacttttgaaaaaatgtgtatGGGGTATGCAAAAagatgcaaaaaatattttgtaatcccAATAGGTTATATATCAATTTATCATATAGTGCCAACAGAACCTTGGAATCAAATGGTATTCTATATTTTTGAttccattaaatatttgttaatttcaaaacttacttaaaataaaatgactTACTTTAAACGGTACAGAAAAATGTGTCCTcacttatttttcaaaaagctttATTACTATTAATAAATAGATTAATAcctttaaaaagcaaaaaaaaatggaaaaatatccataaacaaaaaagttataatgaTTTAAAGTTATTGAATACTCGGCagataaaaataagatttttattttttgtaatatacaCGACATTCAGAATACCGTTACCTTGTTTTGGTTTACATTCCTTCACTTTCTTaagcatttatttattatttggacAGTTGTCTGTCGTACTGCATTTAAACTTAatcaaaaaaacacacaaaaaaaaatgagttttgtCCCCCTAAATTTGCAAAATCTGACACTGTGCACTGTGCTGCGTTCAATTACTTCATTACTGAACGTAAGCTTATTATTTTACCAGCTGCGTGCAgagaattaaataaaagatttttttaatattaacgaaaatttattcaatatattttacaaacatTATTCATACATAAACGTTTACATAAACAACTATTTCTATAAACTCACCAAAACCTGCTATTCTTGAGGAAATTCCTGGATATGTCATGGATAATTACCTTAAAATTAGTTGGTGTTTGTAGAAGGCATTTTCCGGGATTATATTTGtactaaattcaaaaaacataaacttttaaaataaataatgaacaaaattaattaccaTAAACTCACCTTTTCCCAATACACACTGTCTTGTTACACTTCTTAAAAGGCTCCTCTCGAATATCTGCTCGGGGTCTAATTTGTTTAATAGATGTAGATGCCTATACTCGATTCTCGCTTCTATAATGAACAATTATACAGTGCAACTTCGACAGTTCGGACATGCGCCAGTCCGGTCACTCCAATAATTCGGACGCTTATACGTTTCGGacaatataaaatgtttgccTCCAGAATCCGGACAAATGTTTCTTTATgcaagaacaaaaattaaatgccGTTGTTTTACCGTTTTAACCTCGAATGTTTTGTTGTTCACACTTTGATTCACATTTTGCACTGTCATTACTTCAGTTTCCGTTCCTTCCCTCGTAAGCGTGTTTGTCTAATTTCGCAAACATAAAACACACTAACTTCAAAGTAATAATGGATATTTTACAAAAGCCttgattcgaaaaaaaaaataattagaagataaaaaaatgtatttcgtaTACCTATAATGTGGACCCGTTAACATTTGAACCAAAAtaatgtattgtaatttttatattcagcccaattatgaataaaaaattcgcaggagttttttccctttttccatttttgctattcaaattcaataaaaatgggagaagggaaaaactccagcagattttttattcataattggactgaatataaaaatttcttttaggaAATAGAAAAGTTATGAAATAAGCAGAAAATTCAGAATTAGAGGAATTTTggtttttgaataaatatatatgCACCAAAAGAGTAAATTCATGTTTTAATTCACTCagattatttcaaaaatgttcacTGCTATAGTCCGGACAACTCGATAATCCGACCGAGCCTAAAACTATATGTGTCCGGATTGTCGAAGTTGCACTGTATTAGTTAaataatatatccaataattattaaatattcacaTAAATACACAGGTATACATATCTGTATACAACTTACCTTGTAATTCCGGCAATAGAAATTGAGTTGCTCTCACAAAGCTTAATGTTAATGTATGAATGGATGtcagtatataaaatatgaacttcAAAAATCAACACACAAATGAGATTTGGTCAAAgtcaatatttgttatttttctattagaaaCGCGTTATTTCTGTagccgttttaaaaaaaatttgccaacAATGTTTTTAACACGTCCCGTTCAGAATTATGAAGAACTTTACTGAATTTTGCATTCAGTTATGCTAAATGAGTGTTCAGCGAAGAatcatttaattgattttaaaaatcagATTCCccatttgacaaatttgtacgttttttcatataatgagTGCAAAATCTGTTACGCaaaaatttctgttaagtcagtatgtgtttgaattcaaaatttacatttgatatgttaataacattttgcatgaaatatatgaaaaaacgtacaaatttttcaaaggggGCACGGTTTGTGGAACTTTAGAGGAGTAAATAAAGacattttatataagtatttggtattggtgaaaaccttaggacttgaagattgatattttagtaaaattagataatt comes from Calliphora vicina chromosome 2, idCalVici1.1, whole genome shotgun sequence and encodes:
- the LOC135952158 gene encoding uncharacterized protein LOC135952158; translation: MKLLYSFLILGLIQLVFIKPSTASTKHETTSFKQKLVEFYDNGLESIEKDFCEKAKVLSEKLLKNKVVKQPKTPIMRKFKQNLTDFLSDYNSYQRYGLNYQLVLMFEDKLPDPSHNKEIDYIWQLLEKYGYNELHEDYERKYMKFVEQKFRPKFEELKKQLDQQELKQYKDLIKGYNKLKRCQTYKCQSKYLYKLVRYPTPKAELLEYFYEKQDNIHIYYGNTVHNIAKAVLKHKRLSELPNNLRLNLTNNIKDFTEKYEKHQHIDELYTLINQFYYNILEKYYYNNTIPLNEQQLIKQIFDAAGYDKFTAEYSRKLNDFVQQGLFQKFKQFKAALTRKELAKEKPLIQWYDHLRGLHNTEDITEAFDQILVFS